A region from the Sphingomonas brevis genome encodes:
- a CDS encoding holin family protein, with protein MALFEAIVGPVSKLLDKIIPDPQARDRAKLELIKLQGDQEMQAIGAQMQAIVAEAQSADPWTSRARPSFLYVMYALILWAIPMGLIAAFDPRLARGIANGMSSYLRGLPEQLYMLFGTGYLGYTMARTWGKAKGVER; from the coding sequence ATGGCACTATTCGAAGCGATCGTCGGGCCGGTATCGAAGCTGCTCGACAAGATCATTCCCGACCCCCAAGCGCGCGACCGCGCCAAGCTGGAACTGATCAAGCTGCAGGGCGACCAGGAGATGCAGGCGATCGGAGCGCAGATGCAGGCGATCGTCGCCGAAGCGCAGTCGGCCGATCCCTGGACCAGCCGCGCTCGCCCCAGCTTCCTCTATGTCATGTATGCGCTGATCCTGTGGGCGATCCCGATGGGCCTGATCGCCGCTTTCGACCCCAGGCTGGCGAGGGGCATTGCGAATGGAATGAGCAGCTATTTGCGGGGCCTTCCGGAGCAACTCTACATGCTCTTCGGCACCGGCTATCTGGGCTACACCATGGCCCGGACCTGGGGTAAGGCCAAGGGAGTGGAGCGGTGA
- a CDS encoding AMP-binding protein, translated as MLSHFKGLPGPPLVEHTIGQALVNAAEQWGDRDAIVSVHQNVRLTWAGLLEQVDRLASNLIDLGLEAGDRIGIWSPNCVEWVLTQFAAARAGLILVTINPAYRLREAEYTFNKVGVRALVAAEEFKSSDYLAMVETLAPELAGSTPGHLSSAKLPTLEMAIKLGSAKRPGWISFDELAARAANGEELSRRAQTLSARDAINIQFTSGTTGMPKGATLSHHNILNNGMFVGAAQDFTADDRLCVPVPLYHCFGMVMGVLACLTHGAAMIFPSDAFEPESVLKAIEQERCTALYGVPTMFIAELSAPDFDKYDLSSLRTGIMAGAICPEPVMREVIERMHMSEVTIGYGMTETSPISFQTDPDDPLEKRVETVGRVQPHLECKMVDGEGNIVPVGTPGELCTKGYSVMIGYWDDPQKTAEAIDADGYMHSGDLATFDEQGYAEIVGRIKDMIIRGGENIYPKEIEEYLLGHPKVEDVAVVGLPDEKYGEEVCAWIRLEAGEQMSEQELRDFCRDQIAHYKIPRFIRFVDAFPMTVTGKVQKFVIREAMVAELQPANNVPHPA; from the coding sequence ATGCTGAGTCATTTCAAGGGTCTGCCGGGCCCACCATTGGTCGAGCACACCATCGGCCAGGCGCTGGTGAACGCCGCCGAACAATGGGGCGATCGAGATGCGATTGTCTCGGTTCACCAGAATGTCCGCCTGACCTGGGCGGGGTTGCTGGAACAGGTCGACCGGTTGGCGAGTAATTTGATCGATCTCGGACTTGAGGCCGGGGATCGCATCGGCATCTGGTCGCCCAATTGCGTCGAATGGGTGCTGACCCAGTTCGCCGCTGCCCGCGCCGGCCTGATCCTGGTGACAATCAATCCCGCCTATCGGCTGCGCGAGGCCGAATATACGTTCAACAAGGTCGGCGTGCGCGCATTGGTCGCGGCTGAAGAGTTCAAGAGCAGCGACTATCTCGCCATGGTCGAAACGCTGGCGCCGGAGCTGGCGGGCTCGACGCCCGGGCACCTCAGCTCGGCCAAGCTCCCGACCCTGGAAATGGCGATCAAGCTTGGGTCCGCGAAGCGCCCCGGCTGGATAAGTTTCGACGAGCTGGCGGCGCGTGCCGCAAACGGCGAGGAGCTGTCGCGGCGGGCGCAGACGCTAAGCGCCCGCGACGCGATCAACATCCAGTTCACCAGCGGCACCACCGGCATGCCCAAGGGTGCGACCCTGTCGCACCACAATATCCTCAACAATGGCATGTTCGTCGGCGCGGCGCAGGATTTCACAGCCGACGACCGGCTGTGCGTCCCGGTGCCGCTTTACCATTGCTTCGGCATGGTGATGGGTGTGCTCGCCTGCCTGACCCATGGTGCGGCGATGATCTTCCCAAGCGATGCGTTCGAACCGGAATCGGTGCTGAAAGCGATTGAGCAGGAACGTTGCACCGCGCTTTATGGCGTCCCGACCATGTTCATCGCCGAGCTGTCGGCGCCCGATTTCGACAAATACGACCTCTCGTCGCTTCGCACCGGGATCATGGCCGGCGCAATCTGCCCCGAGCCGGTGATGCGCGAGGTGATCGAACGAATGCACATGAGCGAGGTGACGATCGGCTACGGCATGACGGAGACCAGCCCGATCAGTTTCCAGACCGATCCCGACGATCCGCTGGAAAAGAGGGTGGAAACGGTCGGCCGGGTCCAGCCGCACCTTGAATGCAAGATGGTGGACGGCGAGGGCAATATCGTACCTGTGGGAACGCCAGGGGAGCTTTGCACCAAGGGCTATTCGGTGATGATCGGCTATTGGGACGACCCGCAGAAGACCGCCGAGGCGATCGACGCCGACGGCTACATGCACAGCGGCGACCTCGCCACCTTCGACGAGCAGGGCTATGCCGAGATCGTCGGCCGGATCAAGGACATGATCATCCGCGGCGGCGAGAATATCTATCCCAAGGAAATCGAGGAGTATCTGCTCGGCCATCCCAAGGTCGAGGATGTCGCCGTGGTCGGCCTGCCTGATGAGAAATATGGCGAGGAGGTGTGCGCCTGGATCAGGCTGGAGGCCGGCGAGCAGATGAGCGAGCAGGAGCTGCGCGATTTCTGCCGCGACCAGATTGCGCATTACAAGATTCCGCGCTTCATTCGCTTCGTCGACGCCTTTCCGATGACCGTCACCGGGAAGGTCCAGAAATTCGTCATTCGCGAGGCTATGGTCGCGGAGCTTCAACCGGCGAACAATGTGCCGCATCCGGCGTAG
- a CDS encoding glycoside hydrolase family 108 protein: MDVDALIDELIEREGGYVNQPADKGGPTRFGITEGVARAHGYAGPMSTLPREEAAAIYRRLYWLRPRFDDIAKRSPRVAAELFDTGANMGPAVAATFLQRALTALNRGGKDYPDLVPDGRVGPATIAALDAFLEARGKTGGETVLLRALEALQGERYLRLAEKRPANEAFLYGWLANRIGE; encoded by the coding sequence ATGGACGTGGACGCGCTGATCGATGAGCTGATCGAGCGGGAGGGCGGCTATGTGAACCAACCCGCCGACAAGGGCGGTCCGACGCGGTTCGGCATTACGGAAGGCGTGGCCCGGGCCCATGGCTATGCCGGGCCGATGTCCACGTTGCCGCGCGAGGAAGCGGCGGCAATCTATCGCCGGCTCTACTGGCTTAGGCCTCGCTTCGACGATATCGCCAAGCGATCACCGCGGGTGGCGGCGGAGCTGTTCGATACCGGCGCGAACATGGGCCCAGCGGTGGCGGCCACATTCCTCCAGCGGGCGCTGACCGCGCTCAACCGCGGCGGCAAGGATTATCCGGACCTGGTGCCGGACGGACGGGTTGGGCCGGCGACGATCGCCGCGCTCGATGCCTTCCTCGAGGCTCGCGGAAAGACCGGCGGCGAGACCGTCCTGCTCCGCGCGCTCGAGGCATTGCAGGGGGAAAGATATCTCCGCCTGGCGGAGAAGCGTCCAGCCAATGAGGCGTTTCTATATGGGTGGCTGGCGAACCGTATTGGTGAATGA